In Candidatus Zixiibacteriota bacterium, the following are encoded in one genomic region:
- the nuoF gene encoding NADH-quinone oxidoreductase subunit NuoF — translation MEKPLTQNIGADLKPASLADYEESGGYKAMKKALKEMTPEDVQKQVKDSNLRGRGGAGFSTGMKWGFVPMGENAPKQKYLVANADEMEPGTFKDRYIMEGDPHELLEGMILAAYAIEAPTAYIFLRWAYKKSEEALRNAIKEAHNKNYLGKNILGSGFDLELYVHVSAGRYMCGEETGLLNSLEGKRANPRAKPPFPQACGLWGKPTIVQNVETLANVPHIIAHGAEWYKNLSKTDDGGTKLYGVSGRVKNPGMWELPMGTSAREIIYEHAGGMHDGLDLKGFLPGGASTDFLTPDHLDIPLDFDSVTKAGSRMGTGTMIILDDRTCPVAMMANLEHFFAQESCGWCTPCREGLSWCAKILKAIEAGQGQMEDLDILKQHCEQLGPGNTFCALAPGAVEPLQSALKYFREDFERHIKEGKCPYK, via the coding sequence CCATGAAGAAGGCCTTAAAAGAGATGACGCCCGAGGATGTGCAAAAGCAAGTCAAGGACTCCAATCTGCGTGGGAGAGGCGGTGCCGGATTTTCAACCGGGATGAAATGGGGATTTGTTCCTATGGGGGAGAACGCTCCCAAACAGAAATACCTGGTGGCCAATGCCGACGAGATGGAGCCGGGGACTTTTAAGGATCGCTATATCATGGAGGGTGACCCGCATGAACTGCTGGAGGGGATGATCCTGGCCGCTTACGCGATTGAAGCCCCGACAGCTTACATATTCCTGCGCTGGGCATACAAAAAAAGCGAGGAAGCACTCAGAAACGCGATTAAGGAAGCTCACAATAAAAACTATCTGGGCAAAAACATCCTGGGAAGCGGATTTGATCTCGAGCTTTATGTGCATGTCTCGGCCGGACGCTATATGTGCGGTGAGGAAACCGGCCTGTTGAATTCGCTCGAAGGCAAACGTGCCAATCCGCGCGCCAAACCACCGTTTCCGCAAGCCTGCGGCCTGTGGGGCAAGCCGACTATCGTGCAGAATGTCGAGACTCTCGCCAACGTACCGCATATTATCGCACATGGCGCCGAATGGTACAAAAACCTCAGCAAAACCGATGATGGCGGAACCAAGCTCTATGGTGTCAGCGGCAGGGTCAAAAATCCGGGGATGTGGGAATTGCCGATGGGTACCAGCGCGCGGGAGATCATCTACGAACATGCCGGCGGTATGCACGACGGGCTCGATCTCAAGGGTTTCCTTCCCGGCGGAGCCTCGACCGATTTTCTGACACCCGATCATCTGGATATACCGCTCGATTTCGATTCTGTCACCAAAGCCGGAAGCCGTATGGGTACCGGCACCATGATAATACTCGACGACAGGACCTGCCCGGTTGCGATGATGGCCAACCTGGAACATTTCTTCGCCCAGGAATCCTGTGGATGGTGCACGCCCTGCCGTGAAGGATTGTCATGGTGTGCCAAAATACTGAAAGCAATCGAAGCGGGTCAGGGTCAGATGGAAGATCTGGATATTCTGAAACAACATTGCGAACAGCTCGGACCGGGCAACACATTCTGCGCCCTCGCGCCCGGAGCGGTCGAACCGCTTCAGAGCGCATTGAAATATTTCCGTGAAGATTTTGAAAGACATATCAAAGAAGGAAAATGTCCCTACAAATAG